GCTTTCCAGTCAACTTGGGTCTCTGCACCTTCGTAGTCGATGAGTCGAAGTGGGGTTCCAGCGGTATCGACGAGAGATACCTCGGCTTGCCGTGACTTTCCGGAATTCCGATCCACCGCAGTAACCTCAACAACCAACGGAGCAGGAACGGACTGCCCAGGGGAAAGATCATCAGCGGTAACCAACGAATATCACTAGTCAACTGTATTCGTGTTTCCAGTAAGACGGTGTTGGTCTACCGTCACTAATCTAACCTGGTCACGTCTGTATCAATCTTCGATTCTTACGAGTGATCTCCTCCAGATAGGGTACTCAGCTTTGCATATTATCGTCGGAGAAGTCCGTAACCGACATCATCTGTCCTTGCTACGTCCTACGTCATCTACCACTTCAATGTGCAAGACTGAGTAGACGAATAGCGCGCCTCCAACCTATTCCGGGATTTCGTATCGAACGAACTCGTTTCCACTACAGGCCGGGCATTCTTCGGTCCCCGGCGACACGTTCGTTCCGCAGTTGCGACATTCGACTACGACCTTGGATCCGCCACCTGGCAGTAGCCGAGTGATGACTGTGCGGACACTCATCGTTCTTCGACCTACAACTGACAGGGGATTAATTGTGGCGGCTAACTCGTCTCACCGGAAATATGGTGTGTGCGACCGTCAAAATCCGCTTGGAAGAAATCCTGTCCTACGCTCCAAGATCTGCTGTGAACACCGATGGAACACTGCGAACCGTGATCGTCAAACTTGGATCCGGTGATGAAAACGATATGAGATGGGGGGTGGGAGCACTTGTATGCGCTCAGCCAGTGTGGCTTCGATCGCCCCTTGGTGGGGCAAGTGGGCTATATCGTTTTGAGATATTAATTTCTGGTGGGGTATCCTATTGAGTGGAATCCCAGTTGTGTCGGGCTGCATTGGAAACTATTTGCGGATTTATAAGAAACTACACTCCATAGCGGTGAGCTGTGCATAGAGGACCGCAGCCGAGATACCAATCTCTTGCTGACCCAAATTCTACTCACACTTGTGGAATATTGAACTATATAATATTTTCTAAAATACTTCCGAGAGCTGGTCTTTGGTGATCCAGGGTTATCTTCCATAACCAGCCAGTAGTGATCTCCCAGATCCTCGATTTAGACGTAGATATCGGGGAAGATATCGACTTCCCCACAGACATCGAAGCTGTTGTCGACGCCCTCCTTGACGGCTGTGACGAGTGGCCCGAACTCCCGAGTCGAACCCGAGCATATGCTTGTTCTTCTCGAAGAACTCGGCGATGAAGATCTGTCGCTGGCTCTCGACCAGCGCTCCTCGGCAATCCCCGAATCGCACAGGTCGGCTGCACCGATGATATTCGTTAGACAAACCCAGTTGTGCCCGGGTTAAAGCCTTCTCGGTGCTGCGGTGAAAGTGAAGACGTTCGCCGATTGTGAGAGTTAGCGGACCTATGGTCGTTCGAGCGTGACCTTGCGTGCCTCGTAGTCTTCGAGGAACGAGTCCGGACCACCAACGGAGACAGTCCCCTCGTCGGTTTCGACGATAATCGTATGTTCGATTGGGATCGTATTCGTCCGTGGTTCGACCATTCCCTGGCGAGTCTCGACGACGGTTCCCTCAAGCGTCGTGAACGGGTCGTCAGTGTCGACGGGCTGGGCGGTCGCCTGAACGTGGACCGTCGCCTCCGTCTTGTTGTGCAGCGTCGCCTGCAGCGTCGCGTGACGGAAACTCCGATAGGTCGTCGGAAGTTCGACCGGATCGACGACGGAGTGTTGCTGGGCAAAGGGCCAGTAGTTCGCCAGGAACGAACTGGCGATAATCGGCACGATCTGTCCCTGCACGATCGCGATCGCCCGGTCGTCGCTGTTGGCTCGCGAGACCATTTCGGCGGGAGAAGCGATTCCCAGTTGTTCGTCAACCGCGAGCAGTACTGGCATACCGAGTTGCCAGGTCCGAATGACGCTCCCGACTGGTCGATCGATGCCATCAAGGACGTGTTCGGGATCGTCGACGTCGCTGATCAACAGCAAGACGAGGACACCGCGATCGATCGCGGCCCCCAGCTGCTCTGCGACTTCCGGGAGATAGCCTTCCGGAACGGCGATGACCAGTTCCTGCTCGGCGCTTTTGATGTACTCCCGCAGGCGTTTGATGACAGTGACGCGGGATTTGATGACGTCGAACCGCTGGGGTCGCGAGGAGGTCTCCGAGTAGCGCTGTTGCAACACCGGCTCGATGTCCTCAAGTTGGCTCGACAGCATCTCGATGACCTCTTGTGGAGGTTTCGCCTGGATCTTCGTCGGGACGATGTGATCGTCGACATCGACGAATCCGCGTTCTTCGAGCTCCTCGCAGATGCTGTAGACGTATCGTTTCGAGACGCCCGTGTCATCAGCGATCGTACTCGCTTTCGCCTCCCCGTGTTCGAGGATCGTCAGGTACGTCTGAATCTCCTTTTCGGAGAGACCGAACTGTTTGAGCTGGTCTTCCAGCGGGACGGTGTTCATCGACGCTCGCCCCCCAATGGCTGTCCAATGGGTCCGACTCGACCCGACACAGAATTGTGTGCCCACATTCTATTTCCTGTCTACAGGCTCAGAGTACATATATTGTCTATGATCCTTCTTCATACCTGTCGCGTTTCGAGTTGATATGGACAGCTGGACCGGGAACTCCTATGACTGCAGCGGGAACGACCACTTCGACGAGGAGGGTATCGAATCGCGGAGTGACGTTGAGGAATTCACTGTCGCTATCGTGTTGAGGCAGGACACAGCCAACGGCGTGAATCAACTCGTTGAACACTGCGGTTAGCGATAACGAGTGGCACGCTTTTCTGGAATGTGCGTTCACCGAGTGCCCTTTCGGATACTGCCTCGCTACGTGGGCAGACAGGCCGCCTCCGTAGGACGGTTCGGAATCCGCTCTGTTCCGACCGATTCCTATCTATTAGTAGGGTTGCCTGTCACTTAAACGTCAGCGTGGGAAACTCGGGGCAACCGTTTGAACGGTAGTTTGTTTCCCAGCGTGACGGCGCGTATCCACGGCCTAAAGGGTGGTATTGCGCCTGTTCAGCGTATAATTCCCGCGATCAAGATGGGAGTTCCCGACGAGTCTTAGAGGCATTCGAAAAAGCGTCTTTGCTCGTGATAGGGAGATAATTCCGGATCAAAGGGTCACGTAACCTATAGACGATTGACTGTCGTAACCGATTGTTTTTGAACACGCACACCGAATCCATTGCTGGGAGCACGGAATCCATGTCACACGCTCCGTAGCTCCCTCCCCATGTCAGACCAGACTGAGCCACTCGGAATGTGTCCAATGTGCGGTGCTGAGATAGAGCCGTTTCAGCTCCTCGTTGAGTACGAGAAAGACGATGGGACAACAGGCCGGTTCGCTGAGTGTGAGTCGTGCGGTGAGGTTGTGCGACCGGAGTAGTCAATGTCAACGCGCCATAGATTTAAGGATGCCTGATTGCTATTTATGTTTGAGATGTACGACCTCACAGGTTTCCAGCGAGATCTGCTGTACGTCGTAGCTGGCTTAGATGAGCCACATGGCTTAGCTATCAAAGACGAACTCGAAGAGTACTACGAGAAGGAAATCCATCATGGCCGACTGTATCCAAATCTCGATACATTGGTCGACAAAGGCCTTGTCGAGAAAGGGCAAAAAGACCGGCGAACCAATATTTACGCGATCACAAGGCGAGGGGAGCGCGAAATTGAAGCCCGGCGCGAGTGGGAAAGCCAGTACACGTGAGATTAGCTACTTACGGATAATCGAGGACGAGGAGAAAGCCTCACGCTTCAGCGCGCTGAGGAAGTCAAGGTCCCCGCTTAGGATGATTAATGAGGGGCGTCAGTTGGTGTGGTCTTGGG
Above is a window of Halapricum desulfuricans DNA encoding:
- a CDS encoding TrmB family transcriptional regulator, which codes for MNTVPLEDQLKQFGLSEKEIQTYLTILEHGEAKASTIADDTGVSKRYVYSICEELEERGFVDVDDHIVPTKIQAKPPQEVIEMLSSQLEDIEPVLQQRYSETSSRPQRFDVIKSRVTVIKRLREYIKSAEQELVIAVPEGYLPEVAEQLGAAIDRGVLVLLLISDVDDPEHVLDGIDRPVGSVIRTWQLGMPVLLAVDEQLGIASPAEMVSRANSDDRAIAIVQGQIVPIIASSFLANYWPFAQQHSVVDPVELPTTYRSFRHATLQATLHNKTEATVHVQATAQPVDTDDPFTTLEGTVVETRQGMVEPRTNTIPIEHTIIVETDEGTVSVGGPDSFLEDYEARKVTLERP
- a CDS encoding helix-turn-helix transcriptional regulator — encoded protein: MYDLTGFQRDLLYVVAGLDEPHGLAIKDELEEYYEKEIHHGRLYPNLDTLVDKGLVEKGQKDRRTNIYAITRRGEREIEARREWESQYT